In one Pseudomonas sp. SCA2728.1_7 genomic region, the following are encoded:
- the tssA gene encoding type VI secretion system protein TssA: MSLPSTAVPDLIDQLLAPISADAPCGVDLRYEREFDQLRDLRREDDASLPTGVWQSTLKRANWPEVEKLTTALLLERSKDLMLSAWLGEAWLHLQALDGLPGSLALIAGLCERFPEHLHPQAEEGDQSWRVIPLEWLVRRYSEVLLTRVPLFGTRNSDFEAYTLEVWRRLQIQQVQVNDSKNAKSSAETARNEQKKLSDQIRATPLAFWLRTQGNLLLSLQHLQRLDSWSNAYLGEQGPGLRPLQDIIQALLKLVQEFIAMHPQQPAPPVPVVEATAIMTQPEEPAPVAQVFREPANREEAYRQLLLIAEYLARTEPHSPVPYLIRRGVEWGNKPLSELLGELISADAESRRLWTLLGVL, from the coding sequence GTGAGCCTGCCATCGACCGCTGTGCCAGACCTGATTGATCAACTGCTCGCGCCGATCAGCGCGGATGCGCCGTGCGGTGTCGATTTGCGTTATGAGCGTGAGTTCGATCAGTTGCGCGACTTGCGCCGCGAGGATGATGCAAGCCTGCCGACCGGGGTCTGGCAGTCGACACTGAAGCGGGCGAACTGGCCGGAGGTCGAGAAACTCACCACTGCTTTATTGCTCGAACGCAGCAAGGACTTGATGCTCAGCGCCTGGCTCGGCGAAGCGTGGCTGCACCTGCAAGCACTGGACGGTTTGCCCGGCAGTCTGGCGCTGATTGCCGGTTTGTGTGAGCGCTTCCCTGAACACTTGCATCCGCAAGCCGAGGAGGGCGATCAGTCGTGGCGCGTGATTCCGCTGGAATGGCTGGTGCGTCGCTACAGTGAAGTGTTGCTCACTCGCGTGCCGCTGTTCGGCACTCGCAACAGCGATTTCGAAGCTTATACCCTGGAAGTCTGGCGGCGTTTGCAGATTCAACAGGTGCAGGTCAACGACAGCAAGAATGCCAAAAGCTCGGCAGAAACTGCACGCAATGAACAGAAAAAACTCAGCGACCAGATCCGTGCCACACCGCTGGCATTCTGGCTGCGCACCCAGGGCAATCTGCTGTTGAGCCTGCAACACCTGCAACGGCTCGACAGCTGGAGCAATGCTTATCTGGGTGAGCAAGGCCCGGGATTACGCCCCTTGCAGGACATCATTCAAGCGCTGCTGAAGCTGGTTCAGGAGTTTATCGCCATGCACCCACAACAACCGGCGCCGCCCGTGCCCGTGGTCGAAGCCACTGCAATCATGACGCAGCCTGAAGAGCCTGCGCCGGTTGCTCAGGTGTTTCGCGAGCCGGCCAATCGTGAGGAGGCCTATCGACAATTGCTGCTGATCGCCGAATACCTGGCCCGCACCGAACCCCATAGCCCGGTGCCGTATCTGATCCGCCGGGGAGTCGAGTGGGGCAACAAACCGCTGAGCGAGTTACTCGGTGAGCTGATCAGTGCCGACGCCGAATCGCGGCGTTTATGGACGTTGCTCGGCGTGCTTTAG